Sequence from the Helianthus annuus cultivar XRQ/B chromosome 13, HanXRQr2.0-SUNRISE, whole genome shotgun sequence genome:
TCTCTTGGGGGTTAAAAATATCGTGTCGGATAAAGCAAGGATTGAACTTCCTCCCATGATAACGTCCGCAAGGAAATCGTGGGCTTTTAAGTCTCTAGTTGGAGAAGTTAAGGAGTTAGAGATGTTGGGGGATCTGTCTCCGGTTCTCCTCGAGGCCGGTTTAGAAGATGGAATGGTGAAGTATGTGGGCGGGCTCAAGGTCCTGCTTATCTTCGAGTCTAATGAAGGGGCCGACAACTTTCTCAgaaccaaatctgatttttggTCGTTATGGTTCTCTAGGCTATACGTTTGGGACGGGTTACCTCCCGTTTTCGATAGAGTGGCCTGGATTTCCATTTCTGGGGTTCCGTTATCCTTGTGGGATAgacatatttttaacaagataggGGAACGATGTGGGAGAGTTCTGGTTAAGTCCGATGCGGGGTGTGATTCCTTCAATTTGTCCTACAATTATATGGCCGTCCTTGTCAATACAGGAAAGAAAATTTCTCGTGAGTTTTCCTTAAATTGGATTGACCATGAGTTCCAAGTGTGGGTGGAGGAATATGACTGCGACTGGGAACCGGTGCTTGTGCCGGAGAATGTTTGCTCACCGGAGACCCCAGCTTCGCCGGCGATTAAATCAAGAGTAGTAAGGCTGGAAGAGGAAGGGACGGTGGAGTCAAAAGATTTTTCTGAGACGGCTAAGGGGGAAGTGGAAGGGACGTGCATGGGAAAAATGCATGAGGGTTCCTCGAATCCTGAACAGGAGGGCGCTCATACCCCAATAAAGTTGGGTGGCGGTTGTGGGGCCCAAAACAATAATGAAAATGGGAACTTGGGGGATGATAATGTTAATTCTACTCAGGGTCCCACTTCTGCAGACCATGGCAGTTGGACTGGGCTGGATTATGGTACCACCAGGCCCAAATTAAAGAAGAGTAATAAACATAATTGCCCAAGCCCAGTATATCATACTCCCGATCTGAATGAAAAAGAGGACTCTGACCCTTTTAACCTTGATGACATCATTCAACGGAATTCCTCTGTTTCTAAACTTAGGTCTTCGCCTCGTGCTGATGGAGAGGGGCGGATCAACTCCGGTGGTAGGAATGAAAGGGAACCTCCCTCTGATCCTATTCCGGTGATTGATGATTTCGAGCAGGAAGTTGAGGAGACTATTCGGTATGGTGAAGCGTTGGGAATTAATATGGATGGCTTCACTAATCAGGTGAGGAAGTTAGTTCAGGGGGACTTGGAGATCAATCGGTCGTTATGAATTTTCTAACCTTAAATATAAGGGGGGTGAGTGATGCGGACAAGCCGAGATGGGTTCGCCAGCTGAAAAAAGAATCAAAATTTTCGTTCCTTGCTATCCAGGAAACACATAGAGCTGGATTGGATTTGGATTTTTGCCGTAAATTCTGGGATCGGGGTCAATTGGAGATGGCTTCTTCCGACGCCACGGGAAGATCGGGAGGGGTGCTGTCGATTTGGGATCCAGGGGTTTTTTCTGTGGAGGAAGTTTTTGTTAGACCGTCTTTTGTGCTGACCTCGGGGATTATGCTCGGTGTAGATGAGAGGATCAATGTCCTCAACATCTATGCCCCCAATGATCAGAGCTTAAGAAGGAACTTGTGGAGTGAAATCAGCTCTCTTAAAGCCCATTCCCCTGGGATGTGGCTTGTGTTGGGCGATTTTAACGACGTCAGATGGCCAGAGGAAAGAGTGAACTCCTGGTTCGACCTGGTTAGTGCTACTCAGTTTAATGATTTTATTGAACATTGTGGCTTTCTTGAATACAGAATGACAGGGGGCAACTTCACATATATATCCAATAATGAGGATATCAAACTCAGTAAATTAGATAGAATCCTCGTGTGCGACGGTTTCATGCGTCGGTGGCCTTTTGCCTCTCTTGCGGTTCTCCGGAAAGGGCCATCCGACCACTGCCCGGTCTACTTATCGTGTGTTTCTTCCGACTTTGGGCCGATCCCTTTCAAGTTCTTCAATAGCTGGATCGGTCACGATAAGTTGGACGGGATTGTTGCTGGAAATTTGAGGAAGATCGTGTTGGGGGGTAGGAAGGATTTAGTCTTAGCTAAACTGCTCAAAGGTATTAAAGGGGATATTAAATCTTGGCGCAGCGAGATTCGGGTCATGGAAGCTAAAAATTCGGAGGAGTTATCTAAGGCAGCAGAGGCGTTAGAAAAGAAAGCCGAGATCTCTAGTCTGTCGTCTGATGAAAAGAAGCTCAGAGTTAACATCCGCCTCAACATTAGAAAAATCGAACTGGCTAAAGCTAAAGATCTAAAACAAAAGGCTCGCCTCAATTGGATCAAGCTAGGGGATGAAAACTCCGCTTTTTTTCACGGGATTGTGAACGTCAATATGGCCAGGAGCCGTATAAACGGGATGAAATTTGGGGAAGAGTGGGTTTCGGATCCTAAAGTCATCAAAGATCTTATCCGAAGGGCTTTTCGTAAACAATTTGCTGAACCAATGCGGAGACGACCTTCGTTCACGAATCGGGGTCTCCCTGTGTTATCCCCTGCCCACGCTGATGTTATTATAGCCCCGTTTTCCCTGGACGAAATTAAGAATGCTCTTAAAGATTGTGATGGCAGTAAAGCCCCTGGGCCTGACGGTTTCTCTATTAAGTTTTTTAAGCATTTCTGGGAAGATATTAAACATTTGGTGCACGATGTTTTCGTTGACTTTCACGAGTCAGGCTCTATTAGTTTGGGTTGCAATGCTTCGTTCGTGGCTTTGATCCCCAAAAAGGAAGACCCTCAGGTTCTTAGTGACTACCGCCCCATCTCCCTGGTCGGTTCTACTTACAAGATCATCGCTAAGGTCTTAGCCATTCGGTTGAAGTCGGTCATGGACGGTTTAATTTCCCAGACTCAATCGGCCTTCTCTGGGGGGAGATGTATAATTGATGGTCCCCTAATCGTTAGCGAATTGGTGAGCTGGGCCAAAAACAGCAAAAAACGAATGATGATATTTAAAGTCGATTTCGCCAAGGCGTACGATTCCTTAAATTGGAAGTTTTTACTCAAGACCCTGTATTTTATGGGATTCCCTTCCAAATGGATCAGCTGGATTAATGGGTGTTTATCTTCTAGTAGAGGCTCGGTGCTCGTGAATGGGTCCCCGACTGGGGAGTTTCGGTTCAAACGGGGACTGAGACAAGGGGACCCCTTGTCTCCTTTTCTCTTCATTCTTGCTATGGAAGTTCTTAATATGTTTATGCAGCAAGCGGTGGCAATTGGCCTTTTCCATGGGATTAAACTCCCCAACGACGGCCCTCTCATTTCCCACCTTTGCTACGCGGATGATGTGCTCTTTATTGGAGAATGGTCACAACATAATTCGTGTAGCCTGGCTCGCTTCCTTAGGTGCCTCTACTTGGTTACTGGGCTTAAGGTTAATTACAACAAATGCCATCTTTTTGGGGTGGGGGTCAATGACTCGGAAGTTGCTACTATGGCTAATGCTTTGAAGTGCGGTATTGGGAAATGGCCTTTTACTTATTTAGGATTGCCAATTGGTGCTAATCTGAAACAAGCGCGGCACTGGCAGCCCGTGGTGGAGAAGTTCAAGAAAAAGCTGTCTTCTTGGAAAGCCAAACACCTTTCCTTTGCAGGCAGGATCACTTTGGCGAAATCTGTTCTTGGCAGCCTCCCATCCTACTACCTCTCCTTGTTTTTGGCCCCTAAAATTGTTATCAAGAAACTGGAAGGGTTGAGGAGGGACTTTGTGTGGGGTAGAACCGGTATAAGACAGAAAATCCGCTGGATTAGGTGGGAGAGTATGGTTAAACCGAAGACATCGGGAGGGATCGGGATAGGGAGCATTTCGAGCTTCAATTTGGCTATGTTGTCAAAATGGTGGTGGCGTTTTCGGGAGAATCCTGGTCAGCTTTGGGCTTCCGTTGTGTCGTCCATTCATGCGAATAAAGGTAATAAGAAACTGATTCCGGTTCGTAATTCCATATCGGGAGTTTGGAAAGATATCGGCTCGCTGGATAAAATCCTTTTGAAACACGGGATCTCCATCTCCGACAAACTGAGGGTTTCGGTGGGTGACGGGGCCTTAACCAAGTTCTGGAAGGACGGATGGCTTTCGGTTGGCCCCCTCAGAGAATTATTTCCGGACTTGTTTCGATTGGCAGTGGACAAAGAAGGTACGGTTCGGTCGTATTCGGTCAGGGGCAGCAACATGGTCAGGTGGGGGTGGCATTGGTTAAAAAATCCCTCTTCTCAAGCCGAATGGGATCAGGTGGGAGCTATGATGGGGCTGCTTAATGGGGTTATTTTAAAAGACTCTAAAGACCGGTGGGTTTGGGAGAATGATACGGGGGAAAGCTTCTCGGCGAAGAATATTAGGAAGGATATTGACCTTGCGTCTAGTCAAAGCATCATTGGTTTAGACTTCAAGTGGAATTCGTGGGCAACTCCGAAGTGCAACCTTCTTCTTTGGCGTGCGATGGCTGGAAGACTCGCTTCGAAAGTTGAGCTGAGTAGGAGAGGTATGCCATTTTATGACATCAGGTGCGACCGCTGCGGGATAAAACCGGAATCAACTGATCACGTTTTTGCGGATTGCTTGTTCGCTAAAAGCATTTGGTGGAATGTGTTCGTTTGGTTAAAAATTCCTTTTCCTCGTGATTGCTCCTCGCTCCGTGCTATTGTGAAAGCCCTGTCGGATAGTCCGGGTGATAAGATCTGGAAGAGATTGGTCCTCATGGTGGCCATGGCTACTACCTGGAGAGTGTGGCATGCTAGAAACGCGAAAACTTTTGAAGGCACTTTCATTCCCATTGTGAAGACTGTGGACTTCATTAAGGAAGATACCTTCATCTGGCTCAAACTTCGGTCAAAACTCCCTCCGCTGACTTGGGACAAATGGCTTATGTTCGATGTAGTTGATCTTTTGTAATCTGTGTTTCTTGTTTTTCTGGGGTTGTACTTTTTCCAGTTTCTTGCTGgttctatatatatacatatatagagttttggccgttcaaaaaaaaaaatcaaaacaaaaggCCGAAAGCTCATAAGAGGATCCAATCTTTTTAACTAAATCCAACACTCATCTAAAAATAGTAAAGCTTTAGTTTTGACTAATTTATTGTCTattactaatttttttttaattaatattaaggAACCTATTTTTTCTACTTGTATAGAGCTCTTAAAGACCCTGAATTCTTTACTAACTGAAGACCCTAAATTCTTACTGACTGCCATGTACATGATCTCATATTGTCAAAGATGAGGTTTAAACCTTACATAAGAATCTATTTTCCTACAAAGAGGAAACATATTGTTTTCAGTTGAAAAATAAAGATGATTTATACACTATAATTTTATTCGTTAGGCTATGCTTTTTTATCAAATTGCTCACCTCTTTGTGCGGCCCTTACTAGTTTGGGATTCGTGACATGCTATAAAAACAGATCGTGTTTGGGGCCTTTGGGCTAATCTGTTTAATTAAACAGATTGTGTTTGATTAACTTGTTTACATTGACCCGCCAACCCGTTTAATCCATTTATGACAACCCATCAACCCGGTTAACACGTTTACAAGTTGAATACTACTCGACAACTTGTTCGATAAACGGGTTGTTTTTAGGGTTACATGTTTGTTAAAACAGAACGTGTTCGGATTAACCTATTTACTTACATTGGTCGATCCACAACCTGTTTAACATGTTTAATCAAAATTGTGTAACCCTTTTTGTTCAACCCTGAACCCACCAACTTAATTACTACTCTTAAAACCGTTTCACACACTTAGATAAATAGATTAAACGGACCGTGTTTGGGTTACATAATTTTAAGTACGTTTAGGTCCGCAAAATTCTCTAGACACAAATATAGGTCGTGCTCAGGTTAAACAATTTAATCCACCAACCCAAAAACCGTCAACCCAACATCATTAACATCCTAAATATACCTTTGTCCTAAATGTAAATCTTATGAAACTTGAAGATGGCCAGTTAAATATGATTGCAAATGTACAAGCATAAGATGGATATACCTTTATTCAAGTAATTTAATAAAAGAATAGAAAACAATAAGTATTCTATCACACACAAGAAATAAGTAACAATTAGGGATTCCGTCCTACCGTCCTATGAATATATGTGAAAATAAAATCTCATATTTTTGGATACTTTATGACGAAATCCCTAATTATCTCCACACGATTATCAACATCATCAGCAAAAATGTTGATTTAGATTGTGTCACTTAGCAAGCGTTTATGCCGGTTATACTGCTTCTCCATGAACACCTTCGACGCTCCATCAAGAGTTCTTTGCCATGtctaaaataaaaatacataatTAGCGCATAAACGACAACCAAATTAGAAATGCATAATTAGCGCATAAACGACAACCAAATTAGAAATGCATAATTAGGGCATAATCAATGATCAAATTCAAATGAAGTTTGATtgatttaatgcataattaggGCTAAAAACAACAATTAGATTGATTAAACACATACATAACAATTATCAAGCTTAGATCTCAAATGAACTTCGTCGATTAACTTCAGCATAATTACCGCATAAACAACAATCATATCGACTAAACCCTAGCCTAAACAAAAACACAACAGCAATGATCAAATGCAGATGAAGTTTGGCTAATTAGGGCATAAACGACAATCAAATCGACTGAACCCTAACTTCAAGTAACACAAACACCATAGCAGTTAACAGATTCAGATCTCAAAGTTTGATTAATTAGGGCATAAACAACAATCTAATTGACTAAATCAAACATGCAACAGCAATAACTGATTCATTCACAGAAATCTCAATCGATTTACACAACGTACCTTCTCGATTGTTCCAAAAAAGGATCTCTTCCTGAAATTCCTAGCCCTAAAATTCACTCTCCCGACCTTCAACTGCCTAACAAACGCAGCCGCACCTGAAGATCTGCGAGCAGACGCTACAGGAACCAGCAACGACTTCCGTTCAGCTAAGATACCTTCAGAGCTTTCACGGCGAGTCACCGGCACTGTTGATTGAGCTGATCTCTTTTGTCGTTTCAACGATTTTTTGGGAGAATCGAGTTCGGCGAATTTGCTGAGGAGTTGGTCGGAGGAAGCCTTGGTGATGTGTTGGACGGTGGTTGTAGATGTTGGTGGAGTAATACTAATGGTGGTGGCCATTGCTGGTGGTGGAGATTGAAGAAGAAGATAGAGAAGAAGATTAGTGGAAGAAAGTGTGTGTGATTTGAAAGGTTTATGAGGAGGGAATGAATGGACCGTTGAAAAACTTAAAATATGGAAATAGAGCCGTTAGATAGATACCACATGAGactgtattattattattattattattattattattattattattattattattattattattattattattattattattattattattattattattattattattattattattattattattattattattattattattattattattattattattattattattattattattattattattattattattattattattattattattattattattattattattattattattattattattattattattattattattattattattattattattattattattattattattattattattattattattattattattattattattattattattattattattattattattattattattattattattattattattattattattattattattattattattattattattattattattattattattattattattattattattattattattattattattattattattattattattattattattattattattattattattattattattattattattattattattattattattattattattattattattattattattattattattattattattattattattattattattattattattattattattattattattattattattattattattattattattattattattattattattattattattattattattattattattattattattattattattattattattattattattattattattattattattattattattattatattattattattattattattattattattattattattattattattattattattattattattattattattattattattattattgctaTTGCATGTTAATAATATTATTAGTTATATTAAATTCCAACTGAATAAAATGAAACCTAACAAACGCGCCTTTTAATGAGACAGAATTATGGGTTGGTTGGTTGGTTGTTTCATTAcatataatatttaaattattatttaagGAGTTTTTTACATCAATGGGTTTGAAGCCAGGTGATATCGAGCAGTATTTTTTCAATAAAGTTATGAGTGTTCAATTCTTATGATAGATAAATGTGTGAATTTTACTAAAAACATGTGTAGTGGTTAGTGAATATAATGTTTCTCTCTTATGTATATGATCTATTATGTGGTACTGGTGGTAGTTCACTCAGCATTGGGGTATTATGGGGTGAAGACTCAATAACCAGTTGGTCCGAGCTGATCGTAGAACAGAGTTTCAGAAGTCTTTGTTGTAACCTGTAAGATCACAACAGAGAAAGAAACATatcgttagcctcgtcacagggaggggggcctctctgtgaccaagctcggacgtgagaataagtattggagTATGTGAAGTAGGTCAATGGGAGAGAAGGGGAGTTAGTGAGAGAAAGTAGTGATTACCCATTTTTGGAGATCTAAGTGTGGTATTTATACCTTTTGGACATGCTGATGTGGCGGGGTAGTTATGATCAGACCTGTCATTGTCAGGCAGTTAAAGTTGTGGGCCCCAGGTTAGTTATGGATGATCCTTTACATCGACCGTACCTCTTAGGCTGTTCGGCCCGTTCTGGCAGTGTCTTGTCTTCGGCGGCTAATCGGTCCGGTGCTTTGtacataaataataaaacacacaaaaataatACTACTCGTCTTAATTGTCGTCTTTGCTTTCACCATACTCTTCATCTTCGTCTTCCCCATCATCAACTTCTTCTTCACCTTTGTTTGGAATAtaccgaaccgaccatgcgtgTTGGACCAAATCAACCGCTAACGTGGAATGTGCGGCTTTAGAACGCATTTCATGTGCATTGTTCACTCTTTCTTCCATCATTGCTTGTGGATATTCCTGAACAGCTTCCGGTACATAGTTTTGGCATATTGCTTCTCCTTCGTCTTCCAATATCATATTATGCAAGATTATACAAGCgtacattgtcacaccccaaccgatgacggaaacatcggggcatggcactgagcgaaacagattgtcaagagaaattccataacaactaaattaccggatagttaatattatgtcacATACCATAACCTACCAAGCAATCAAATTATCACAGACATTGATATCctca
This genomic interval carries:
- the LOC110897601 gene encoding uncharacterized protein LOC110897601 — its product is MATTISITPPTSTTTVQHITKASSDQLLSKFAELDSPKKSLKRQKRSAQSTVPVTRRESSEGILAERKSLLVPVASARRSSGAAAFVRQLKVGRVNFRARNFRKRSFFGTIEKTWQRTLDGASKVFMEKQYNRHKRLLSDTI